A portion of the Adhaeribacter radiodurans genome contains these proteins:
- a CDS encoding zinc dependent phospholipase C family protein, with translation MKIRLVIVFTLLLLPPQVFSWGFFGHQRINRLAVFTLPPEMIGFYKKHLTYLTENAVNPDKRRYIIAQEGPRHFIDLDVYGDSAAVKLPRTWQAAMAKYSEDSLLKHGIVPWHINRVKNQLTEAFKQHDQLNILRLSADLGHYVADACVPLHTTHNYNGQFTNQRGIHGLWESRLPELLADQYDYFVGSAQYIDRPQQLAWQIVQRSNAALDSVFRFEKEVSESFSADRKYAFEERGGTTVKVYAAAFSKAYHQKLNGQVERQMRLAIRMVGSYWYTSWVDAGQPDLRNLQPLTETQKQLLLEEKQKLQPSFSPERAHEAF, from the coding sequence ATGAAAATACGTCTGGTTATTGTATTTACTTTATTGCTACTTCCGCCGCAGGTTTTTTCGTGGGGATTTTTCGGGCACCAGCGCATAAACCGTTTAGCCGTGTTTACCCTACCGCCAGAAATGATTGGCTTTTACAAAAAACACCTAACCTATCTTACAGAAAATGCAGTAAACCCCGATAAACGCCGCTACATAATTGCTCAGGAAGGGCCACGGCATTTTATCGATTTGGATGTATATGGCGACAGTGCCGCAGTTAAGTTACCTCGTACCTGGCAAGCGGCTATGGCAAAATATTCCGAAGATTCTTTACTAAAGCATGGCATTGTACCCTGGCACATTAACCGCGTAAAAAATCAGCTTACCGAAGCCTTTAAACAGCACGATCAACTTAACATTCTCCGGCTCTCCGCCGATCTGGGGCATTACGTTGCCGATGCTTGTGTACCTTTACATACTACCCACAACTACAACGGCCAGTTTACCAATCAACGCGGAATTCACGGTTTATGGGAATCGCGGCTGCCGGAGTTGCTCGCTGACCAGTATGATTACTTTGTAGGTTCGGCCCAGTACATAGATCGGCCGCAGCAACTCGCCTGGCAAATCGTTCAGCGGTCTAATGCCGCACTAGATTCCGTTTTCCGGTTCGAAAAAGAAGTTTCCGAGAGTTTTTCCGCGGATCGCAAATACGCCTTCGAAGAACGAGGTGGCACCACCGTAAAAGTATACGCCGCAGCTTTTTCCAAAGCGTACCACCAAAAGCTAAATGGTCAGGTAGAACGTCAGATGCGGTTAGCCATCCGGATGGTAGGCAGTTATTGGTATACCAGTTGGGTAGATGCTGGTCAGCCGGACCTGCGTAATTTGCAACCGCTCACCGAAACGCAAAAGCAACTTTTACTAGAAGAAAAACAAAAACTCCAGCCCTCTTTTAGCCCCGAACGGGCGCACGAAGCGTTTTAA
- a CDS encoding serine hydrolase domain-containing protein gives MRLSAFTWRQLLLLSTLPSLLFLSFSLQAQNTSALPDFTALDAYYEKSRQDWDVPGMAIAIVKNDSIVFAKGYGVLNNKTGGPVNANTIFGIASNTKAYTAAALAMLVEEGKLDWHDPVTKYLPYFQLYNPYVSQAINIRDLLSHRVGLPTYSGDLLWYNTTYSREEIVRRARFLKPTYAFRDGYGYSNLMFIAAGQVIEAVSGQTWENFIRTRILQPLGMQQTYLSVKELTGKPNIASPHGFDAQRKPVPTTFNPWDAWNPAAGIFTSVNQHAQWLRLQLNRGTYKGKRIFSEKSSHEMWAPVQSLPISPEAKKNIPSTHFSATGLGWFLTDYQGCKIVGHGGGHEGMNSRTVLVPEENLGFVVLTNSMSSIMTALANRTIDAFLNVPNPRDWSQINLATVKASEAGAGQPAGTPSTKTKIVAATSKKFIGRYTSTLYGDAIITETNKALQLQLVAAPTLGGKLISNQENIFDLQWKNPYALLTPTQVRFFTNPEGILEMRLDANNPDFIFSELEFKKVK, from the coding sequence ATGCGCCTATCTGCTTTTACCTGGCGGCAGCTTTTGCTGCTTTCTACCTTGCCATCTTTGTTGTTTTTATCTTTCAGTTTGCAGGCTCAAAATACCTCTGCACTCCCTGATTTTACTGCTCTGGATGCCTACTATGAAAAATCCCGCCAAGACTGGGATGTACCGGGTATGGCCATTGCTATTGTTAAAAATGATTCAATTGTTTTTGCGAAAGGCTACGGCGTGCTCAATAATAAAACCGGTGGTCCGGTAAATGCAAATACTATTTTCGGAATTGCTTCTAACACAAAAGCGTATACGGCGGCGGCCTTAGCTATGCTGGTAGAGGAAGGTAAATTGGATTGGCACGATCCGGTAACAAAATATCTGCCTTATTTTCAATTGTACAATCCTTACGTGAGTCAAGCTATAAATATTCGTGATTTACTTAGCCACCGCGTAGGTTTACCCACTTACAGCGGCGACTTGCTTTGGTACAATACCACTTACTCCCGCGAAGAAATAGTACGCCGGGCTCGTTTCTTAAAACCTACTTACGCTTTCCGCGATGGGTACGGTTATTCCAACCTAATGTTTATCGCGGCCGGACAAGTTATTGAGGCGGTATCCGGTCAAACTTGGGAAAACTTCATCCGGACTCGTATTCTGCAACCGTTGGGAATGCAGCAAACGTATTTATCTGTAAAAGAATTAACGGGTAAACCCAATATTGCCTCGCCGCATGGCTTTGATGCCCAACGCAAACCAGTGCCAACCACTTTTAACCCTTGGGATGCCTGGAATCCTGCTGCCGGAATCTTTACCTCGGTAAACCAACACGCCCAGTGGTTACGGTTGCAGCTAAACCGGGGGACGTATAAAGGCAAACGAATTTTCAGCGAAAAGTCTTCGCATGAAATGTGGGCCCCCGTTCAATCTCTGCCCATAAGCCCGGAAGCTAAAAAAAACATACCTTCTACCCACTTCTCGGCTACAGGTTTGGGCTGGTTTTTAACCGATTATCAAGGTTGTAAAATTGTTGGTCACGGTGGCGGTCACGAAGGAATGAACTCGCGTACAGTATTAGTACCCGAAGAAAACTTAGGATTTGTGGTTCTTACCAATAGTATGAGCAGCATAATGACCGCGTTAGCCAACCGCACAATAGATGCTTTTTTAAATGTACCTAACCCACGCGATTGGAGCCAGATTAATTTAGCAACTGTTAAAGCAAGCGAAGCCGGTGCTGGTCAGCCGGCAGGCACTCCATCAACTAAAACTAAAATTGTAGCAGCTACTTCTAAAAAATTTATTGGCCGGTATACGAGCACTCTTTACGGCGATGCTATAATTACCGAAACGAATAAAGCCTTACAACTTCAACTGGTGGCAGCCCCCACGCTAGGGGGCAAACTTATTTCAAATCAGGAAAATATTTTTGATTTGCAGTGGAAAAACCCATATGCCTTACTCACTCCAACCCAAGTGCGTTTCTTTACTAACCCGGAAGGAATTTTAGAAATGCGTTTAGATGCCAACAATCCGGATTTTATTTTCTCAGAATTGGAGTTTAAAAAAGTAAAGTAG
- the tcmP gene encoding three-Cys-motif partner protein TcmP produces MSVVETNTFFKQKRTAAEIKYEILKSYFTDWCAQVLQTTPPAELILYIDLLAGNTFTEENIITGPGLILEQIYQTKDKADDLNSVVKTFFYDATKAVLDKLSVDFEQLSFLENVEHLPVILNNPDQRVYLAGLLNKQIPALFITNPFSNLFTQELLAPAVLQTQADLFLLFSPNKLRSFWELNQETNNLSFLMGESLTVLKQYAQKESSGRKREQFTVDTLVSSLQEKKYFPLVFKINLPDKAQTSHYLLFAAKTQEAYFLMKETIARYSDFQEDGVPLFSINQKPQMPLLPGFFQYLSKYTYAGLLETLSDNRRQFHYRTIQEIYEEHAVGTNFIKANYLQAFTDLRQQGRVNLVNEQNKQVKTVSEKAIVFYKLHSSK; encoded by the coding sequence ATGTCTGTAGTCGAAACAAATACTTTTTTTAAGCAAAAACGTACTGCCGCCGAAATAAAATATGAAATACTAAAATCTTATTTTACCGATTGGTGCGCTCAGGTACTTCAAACTACACCACCCGCCGAACTCATTCTGTATATTGATTTATTGGCCGGAAATACTTTTACCGAAGAGAATATAATTACGGGACCCGGATTAATTTTAGAACAGATTTACCAAACAAAAGACAAAGCGGATGATTTAAACTCCGTAGTAAAGACATTTTTTTATGATGCTACCAAGGCCGTTTTAGATAAATTATCTGTAGATTTTGAACAATTATCCTTTTTAGAAAATGTGGAGCACCTACCCGTTATTTTAAATAATCCGGATCAACGGGTTTATTTAGCGGGGCTTTTAAACAAACAAATCCCTGCTTTATTTATCACAAATCCGTTTAGTAATTTATTTACGCAAGAACTATTAGCTCCTGCCGTACTACAAACTCAGGCTGATTTATTTTTACTATTCAGCCCCAATAAGCTGCGTAGTTTCTGGGAGTTAAATCAGGAAACAAATAATCTGTCGTTTCTTATGGGTGAGTCCTTAACCGTATTAAAACAATATGCCCAAAAGGAAAGCAGTGGCCGTAAAAGAGAACAATTTACGGTAGATACGTTGGTGAGCAGTTTGCAGGAAAAAAAGTATTTTCCCTTGGTTTTTAAAATAAACCTGCCCGATAAAGCTCAAACCAGCCATTACCTATTATTTGCTGCCAAAACCCAGGAAGCCTATTTTCTGATGAAAGAAACTATTGCCCGGTACAGCGATTTCCAGGAAGATGGAGTGCCTTTGTTTTCGATAAATCAAAAGCCACAAATGCCTTTATTACCTGGTTTTTTTCAGTATTTAAGTAAATATACCTATGCTGGTTTGCTGGAAACTCTAAGCGACAATCGTCGTCAATTTCACTACCGAACCATTCAGGAAATTTACGAGGAGCATGCCGTTGGTACTAATTTTATTAAGGCTAATTACCTGCAAGCCTTTACCGACTTACGCCAGCAAGGCCGTGTTAATTTAGTAAATGAACAGAATAAGCAGGTAAAAACTGTATCAGAAAAGGCCATTGTATTTTACAAACTGCACAGCAGTAAGTAA
- the ettA gene encoding energy-dependent translational throttle protein EttA, giving the protein MSSETIIFSMAGVSKIYPPQKQVLKNIYLSFFYGAKIGVLGLNGSGKSSLLKVIAGVDKQYQGEVAFSPGYSVGYLEQEPQLDATKTVKEIIEEGVAEVVALLKEFDEINEAFADPDADYDKLLTRQGEVQEKLDQHNAWELDNKLERAMDALRTPPGEAIIGNLSGGEKRRVALCRLLLQEPDVLLLDEPTNHLDAESVLWLEQHLQQYKGTVIAVTHDRYFLDNVAGWILELDRGEGIPWKGNYSSWLEQKANRLAKEEKQESKRQKTLQRELEWARMSPKARQAKSKARLGNYEKLASEEAREKEQKLELFIPDGPRLGNVVIEAEGLSKAFGDKLLFENLTFSLPPAGIVGIIGPNGAGKSTLFRVITHREKPDAGTITVGPTVQTAYVDQQHEELDPNKSVFETITGGTENMLLANRQINSRAYVSKFNFTGSDQEKKVGVLSGGERNRVHLAMTLKQGANLLLLDEPTNDLDVNAIRALEDALENFAGCAVIISHDRWFLDRIATHILAFEGESQVVWFEGNFSDYEEAKRKRLGDVEPKRIRYKKLV; this is encoded by the coding sequence ATGAGTAGCGAAACTATTATTTTCTCGATGGCGGGAGTTAGTAAAATTTATCCGCCGCAGAAACAAGTATTAAAGAATATTTACCTCTCCTTTTTTTACGGTGCCAAGATTGGGGTGCTGGGCTTAAATGGCTCGGGTAAATCAAGCTTGTTAAAAGTAATTGCCGGTGTTGATAAGCAATACCAGGGCGAAGTAGCTTTTTCGCCGGGATACAGTGTGGGCTACCTGGAGCAAGAACCCCAGTTGGATGCTACTAAAACGGTAAAAGAAATAATAGAAGAGGGAGTAGCCGAAGTGGTAGCTCTGTTAAAAGAATTTGACGAAATAAACGAAGCCTTTGCCGACCCGGATGCCGACTACGACAAACTTTTGACTCGCCAGGGCGAAGTGCAGGAAAAACTGGACCAACATAATGCCTGGGAGTTAGATAATAAACTGGAACGGGCCATGGATGCCTTGCGCACTCCGCCCGGCGAAGCAATCATTGGTAATCTATCGGGTGGGGAAAAACGCCGGGTAGCTTTGTGCCGCTTATTGTTACAGGAACCCGATGTTTTGTTATTGGATGAACCAACCAACCACTTGGATGCCGAATCGGTATTATGGTTGGAGCAGCACTTGCAGCAGTACAAAGGAACCGTAATTGCCGTTACCCACGATCGTTATTTTCTGGATAATGTAGCCGGCTGGATTTTGGAACTGGACCGCGGCGAAGGTATTCCCTGGAAAGGTAATTACTCGAGCTGGTTGGAGCAAAAAGCCAATCGTTTAGCCAAAGAAGAAAAGCAAGAAAGCAAGCGTCAGAAAACTCTGCAACGCGAGTTAGAATGGGCGCGCATGTCGCCGAAAGCTCGCCAGGCTAAATCGAAAGCCCGTTTGGGTAACTACGAAAAACTAGCCAGCGAAGAAGCCCGCGAGAAAGAGCAAAAATTAGAGTTATTTATTCCGGATGGCCCTCGGTTGGGTAACGTGGTAATAGAAGCAGAAGGCTTAAGTAAAGCATTTGGCGATAAACTATTATTCGAAAATTTAACTTTTTCGCTGCCACCCGCTGGTATTGTAGGAATTATTGGGCCGAACGGGGCCGGTAAATCTACTTTATTCCGGGTAATTACCCACCGTGAAAAACCGGATGCGGGCACTATTACTGTTGGGCCTACTGTGCAAACCGCTTACGTGGATCAGCAACACGAAGAACTGGACCCGAATAAATCAGTTTTCGAAACGATTACGGGCGGCACCGAAAACATGTTGTTGGCTAACCGCCAAATAAATTCGCGGGCTTACGTAAGTAAATTTAATTTTACGGGCTCCGACCAGGAGAAAAAAGTGGGCGTGTTATCGGGTGGGGAGCGTAACCGCGTGCACCTGGCCATGACTTTAAAACAAGGCGCTAACTTACTTTTACTTGATGAGCCTACCAATGACCTGGACGTAAACGCTATCCGGGCTTTAGAAGATGCACTCGAAAACTTTGCCGGTTGTGCCGTTATTATTTCGCACGACCGCTGGTTCCTGGACCGGATTGCTACCCACATTCTGGCTTTTGAAGGTGAATCGCAGGTAGTATGGTTTGAAGGTAACTTCTCGGATTACGAAGAAGCCAAACGCAAACGCCTCGGCGACGTGGAACCAAAACGGATCCGTTACAAAAAACTGGTTTAA
- a CDS encoding DUF349 domain-containing protein gives MENKDLLEEAKKYGFIQDNQVWLKPFMNFPARQVGEVKEVEDESLQYFAFRFQTFQEKVNALIDKIATSENKGSFLMKVLHLKELVGKYDALGDFEAIHQQLTQAENEIKAAISKNRDKNLTTKIALIEEAEVLQDSIDWKGTTEKLKELRQNWIKTGPIDKALTDEIEDRFRNAVETFFKRKKEFYEDKQNMLTRTLAKYKALIAESEILKNSEDWEGTTKKLKDLQNQWKAIGGNLPRKTSTELWNTFRKAHNYFFERLKNKITATKVESKDRFFEDNLGKKKQLVAEAQGLLSLNTHEAVARAKELQAAWKKVGPVKGEESDRVWEQFIIACDKVFEISSLEHFMRKKYPNADRNNHAEQIHNRINALRDFIKSDKQELEVLETNLGKLSTAPNNDTFRTMIQGKIKNFNRKIKTKTELIELFKSKLNQQVSG, from the coding sequence ATGGAAAACAAAGATTTATTGGAAGAAGCCAAGAAGTACGGCTTTATTCAGGACAATCAAGTGTGGCTGAAGCCTTTTATGAACTTTCCGGCGCGCCAGGTTGGCGAAGTGAAAGAAGTAGAAGATGAATCGCTGCAGTATTTTGCCTTTCGCTTTCAAACGTTTCAGGAAAAAGTAAATGCCCTGATTGATAAAATTGCTACTTCTGAAAACAAAGGCTCTTTTTTAATGAAGGTGCTGCATTTAAAAGAATTAGTAGGAAAATACGATGCGCTCGGCGACTTCGAAGCTATTCACCAGCAGCTTACCCAAGCCGAAAACGAAATAAAAGCCGCTATTAGCAAAAACCGGGATAAAAATTTGACTACCAAAATTGCTTTAATAGAAGAAGCTGAAGTTTTACAGGATAGCATTGACTGGAAAGGAACAACCGAGAAGCTGAAAGAGCTGCGCCAGAACTGGATAAAGACCGGTCCCATAGATAAAGCGCTGACGGATGAAATAGAAGACCGTTTTAGAAATGCAGTAGAAACATTTTTTAAACGTAAAAAAGAGTTTTACGAAGACAAGCAAAATATGCTTACTCGTACTTTGGCCAAGTACAAAGCTTTAATTGCGGAATCGGAAATCTTAAAAAATTCAGAAGATTGGGAAGGTACCACCAAAAAACTGAAAGATTTACAAAATCAATGGAAAGCGATTGGCGGCAACTTACCGCGTAAAACTTCTACGGAGCTTTGGAATACTTTCCGGAAAGCGCATAATTACTTTTTTGAAAGACTGAAGAATAAAATTACGGCTACTAAAGTTGAGTCGAAAGACCGTTTCTTTGAAGATAATTTAGGCAAGAAAAAACAACTGGTAGCCGAAGCGCAAGGTTTGCTTTCGTTAAACACGCACGAAGCCGTAGCCCGCGCCAAGGAATTACAAGCCGCCTGGAAAAAAGTAGGTCCGGTTAAAGGTGAAGAATCAGACCGGGTGTGGGAGCAGTTTATCATTGCCTGCGATAAAGTTTTTGAGATTAGCAGCTTAGAACACTTTATGCGCAAAAAATACCCGAATGCCGATAGAAATAATCACGCGGAGCAAATTCATAACCGGATTAATGCCTTACGCGACTTTATTAAATCAGACAAACAAGAATTGGAAGTACTCGAGACTAACTTAGGAAAATTATCGACCGCTCCCAATAACGATACTTTCCGTACCATGATTCAGGGCAAAATCAAGAACTTTAATCGGAAAATTAAAACTAAAACCGAACTTATTGAATTGTTTAAAAGTAAACTAAACCAGCAAGTATCTGGCTAG
- a CDS encoding DUF2795 domain-containing protein, with protein MYWTLELASYLEDAPWPATKDELIDYSIRSGAPMEVVENLQALEDDGQPYENIEEVWPDYPTKEDFMFNEDEY; from the coding sequence ATGTATTGGACACTGGAACTAGCATCGTATTTAGAAGATGCACCCTGGCCTGCTACAAAAGATGAATTAATTGACTATTCTATTCGTTCCGGCGCCCCGATGGAGGTGGTAGAAAACCTGCAGGCCTTGGAAGATGATGGTCAGCCATATGAAAATATAGAAGAAGTTTGGCCGGATTATCCTACCAAAGAAGATTTTATGTTTAACGAAGACGAATATTAA
- a CDS encoding ABC transporter ATP-binding protein, translating to MLEIKDLVAGYEQRMLIRNLFFSLPEPAFVAIVGHNGGGKTTFFKALTGQLPYQGQVRFNGSNFKELPRQAASNILSYLPQKNSVSFPIPVRDLAVMGLIRKKRFLENYNTADYQQVDQLLVELEIAHLAHRDFTELSGGEQQLIWLAQLMLQDTRLCLLDEPTQQLDVYHKKHVFQLMTDWVNQRQKTVLCITHDLPNLYGHKGYLLNLSKPQPQLEVLTSATIQDNILFLEQKLG from the coding sequence ATGTTAGAAATTAAAGATTTGGTTGCGGGGTATGAGCAGCGCATGCTTATCCGCAACCTTTTTTTTTCATTGCCCGAACCGGCTTTTGTAGCCATTGTAGGTCATAATGGCGGCGGCAAAACCACTTTTTTTAAAGCACTAACCGGCCAATTGCCGTATCAGGGCCAAGTACGGTTTAATGGTAGTAATTTTAAAGAATTACCCCGGCAGGCAGCCAGTAATATTTTATCTTATTTACCCCAGAAAAACAGCGTTTCGTTTCCTATACCGGTGCGTGACTTAGCGGTAATGGGATTGATTCGGAAAAAACGTTTTCTTGAGAATTACAACACAGCCGATTACCAGCAAGTCGACCAGCTTTTAGTTGAATTAGAGATAGCCCACTTAGCTCACCGGGATTTTACGGAGCTTTCCGGGGGCGAACAGCAGTTAATTTGGTTAGCGCAGTTAATGTTGCAGGATACCCGCCTGTGCCTGCTCGATGAGCCCACCCAGCAGTTAGATGTTTACCATAAAAAGCATGTCTTTCAGTTAATGACGGATTGGGTTAATCAGCGGCAAAAAACTGTTTTATGCATTACCCACGATTTACCTAACCTTTATGGCCATAAGGGCTATTTGCTTAATCTTAGCAAGCCGCAGCCACAATTAGAAGTGCTTACCTCCGCCACTATTCAGGATAACATTTTGTTTCTGGAACAGAAGCTTGGTTAG
- a CDS encoding glycerophosphodiester phosphodiesterase: MNGSGPKQIVWPRKLWLLLLIVGISTALFFVYDFIRFKQQIKVLTPEHRKVVIIGHAGRAFFSPFNPFNPLPPNSLASLLKALREDGADGLEVDVHVSRDGVPVLYHDETLNTMSEGKGKIENLPAASVIGLAYKGGWPYDFFHQEKIISLEDLLRELQKLPEFPDLHLDLRNYTLARDAYFARSVLGVLRKFHYPVEKLIIVYAKPELLDAFRVIEPRVKLLLDIGPDFEGSLKTILANRLHGLVAEGKQINVSQIKLARYYNLQVVLFGGKARNTIYKMVLLQPDAIEVNNIKALRKIVR; the protein is encoded by the coding sequence ATGAATGGCTCCGGACCGAAGCAAATAGTTTGGCCTCGTAAATTATGGCTTCTGCTTTTAATAGTAGGTATAAGTACTGCATTATTTTTTGTATATGATTTCATCCGGTTTAAGCAGCAAATAAAAGTTCTTACTCCGGAGCACCGAAAAGTTGTAATAATAGGCCATGCCGGACGCGCCTTTTTCTCTCCCTTTAATCCTTTTAACCCCTTACCGCCCAATAGTCTGGCCTCGTTGTTAAAAGCGTTGCGGGAGGATGGCGCGGATGGTCTGGAAGTAGATGTACACGTTAGCCGCGACGGCGTGCCTGTTTTGTATCACGATGAAACGTTAAATACGATGTCGGAGGGCAAAGGTAAAATTGAAAATTTACCCGCTGCTTCGGTAATAGGATTAGCTTATAAAGGAGGCTGGCCTTATGATTTTTTTCACCAGGAGAAAATTATTTCGCTGGAAGATTTACTCCGGGAATTGCAAAAGCTTCCGGAATTTCCGGATCTGCACCTGGATTTACGCAATTACACACTGGCCCGAGATGCTTACTTTGCTCGTTCCGTATTAGGTGTACTGCGCAAATTCCATTACCCGGTAGAAAAATTAATTATTGTGTATGCTAAGCCAGAGTTACTGGATGCTTTCCGGGTAATTGAACCAAGAGTTAAATTGCTACTGGATATAGGACCCGATTTTGAAGGAAGTTTGAAAACTATTTTGGCTAACCGCTTGCACGGCCTGGTTGCCGAAGGAAAACAAATTAATGTTTCCCAAATTAAATTAGCGCGTTATTATAATTTGCAAGTAGTGCTGTTCGGGGGTAAGGCGCGTAATACTATTTACAAAATGGTTTTATTACAACCCGATGCCATTGAGGTAAATAATATTAAAGCCCTACGGAAAATAGTACGGTAA
- a CDS encoding glycosyltransferase family 39 protein: MSSTFKNVADMNASSPLPSPKRMNNQNLIPLSLIMLFALVIRLLTAFFSGGYAFHDEHFDVIEIAQDWVYGLPIWIYDKIPPRHSMFYAGIHSIIFYSCEALGLMSPTGKMTVVRVLHALYSLLVVYYGYKITELLSNQRNARLVGLMLALIWFIPFMSVRNLVEITCIPPYLAAFYLILKPETNNKRVIFGRYFGAGALFALSFVLRYHILLFVVAVGLVLLYQKQWIKVIYLGLGFNLIAFFIQGTIDITFYKFPFHSVVTYFLYNSDKAHSHSPIYHYVFTILLFLVPPLSIYMLLGYARTAKIAPSLFVAGILFLVVHTAVPNKQAQFILPLIPLIVILGVVGWQSFVQQSKFWQTRRKLLAASWTFFWIINITAAVVLAFTYPNKSRITPLVYLSQKENLHGVLLEFGNQSFKVPPLFYLGHMAAEAEDYISDKKNMWRRYKAKKPLPKDFVMVYSLNDEKPLEKVKAEVDPNYEPNYVVVVGQDELAKRLKRLGRLYSNLKLDQTIAPSLYDQVLHRLNPRVYKDEHVYIYQIL; the protein is encoded by the coding sequence ATGTCTTCTACTTTTAAAAACGTTGCCGATATGAATGCTTCTTCTCCATTACCCTCACCAAAGCGAATGAATAACCAGAACTTAATACCGCTTTCGCTTATTATGCTGTTTGCACTGGTTATCCGTTTGCTAACCGCTTTTTTTTCTGGTGGGTACGCTTTCCACGATGAGCATTTTGATGTTATTGAAATTGCGCAGGACTGGGTATATGGTTTACCTATCTGGATTTATGATAAAATTCCGCCGCGCCACAGTATGTTTTATGCCGGCATTCATTCTATAATTTTTTATAGCTGCGAGGCCTTAGGGTTAATGAGCCCCACTGGTAAAATGACGGTAGTGCGGGTGCTGCATGCTCTTTACTCGTTGTTGGTGGTGTATTATGGGTATAAAATCACCGAATTACTATCAAACCAGCGCAATGCCCGGCTGGTAGGTTTAATGCTGGCGCTTATTTGGTTTATACCATTTATGAGCGTGCGCAACCTGGTAGAAATAACGTGTATTCCGCCTTATCTGGCTGCCTTTTATTTAATTCTAAAACCCGAAACCAACAACAAGCGGGTAATATTTGGGCGTTATTTTGGGGCGGGAGCATTATTCGCGCTATCCTTCGTACTACGTTACCATATTTTGTTGTTTGTAGTGGCGGTTGGTTTGGTATTGCTCTATCAAAAGCAATGGATAAAAGTAATTTACCTGGGCTTGGGTTTTAATTTAATAGCTTTCTTTATTCAGGGCACTATCGATATTACTTTTTATAAGTTTCCGTTCCACTCGGTAGTTACTTATTTTTTATATAATTCAGATAAAGCGCACAGTCACAGCCCAATTTACCATTATGTTTTTACTATTTTACTTTTTTTAGTGCCCCCCTTAAGTATATACATGCTCCTTGGGTATGCTCGTACAGCTAAAATTGCACCTTCTCTTTTTGTAGCCGGAATTTTATTTCTTGTGGTTCATACAGCAGTACCAAACAAGCAGGCCCAATTTATACTTCCGCTTATTCCATTAATTGTTATTTTAGGAGTAGTAGGATGGCAAAGTTTTGTGCAACAGTCTAAGTTTTGGCAAACCCGCCGGAAGTTGTTAGCTGCCAGTTGGACTTTCTTCTGGATTATAAATATTACAGCGGCGGTGGTGCTAGCCTTTACTTACCCGAATAAAAGTAGAATTACCCCATTAGTATATCTTTCGCAAAAAGAAAACCTGCACGGCGTATTGCTCGAATTCGGGAATCAAAGTTTTAAGGTACCGCCTTTGTTTTATTTAGGTCACATGGCCGCCGAAGCAGAAGATTATATTAGCGATAAAAAAAATATGTGGCGCCGCTACAAAGCTAAAAAACCTTTGCCGAAAGATTTTGTGATGGTATATAGTTTAAACGACGAAAAACCACTGGAGAAAGTTAAAGCTGAAGTTGACCCCAATTATGAACCTAATTATGTAGTGGTTGTAGGCCAGGATGAATTAGCAAAACGCTTAAAACGGCTTGGGAGGCTTTATTCTAACCTTAAGCTCGATCAAACTATTGCGCCCTCACTCTACGACCAGGTTTTACATCGCCTTAATCCCCGGGTGTATAAAGACGAGCATGTATATATTTATCAGATTTTGTAA